From bacterium, a single genomic window includes:
- a CDS encoding LLM class flavin-dependent oxidoreductase has translation MPKPKVILQLYPMLPSEDRADRERKRPLGRNKELYNKVLHDWLGIVKAADRMGVWGVSTIEHHLHSEGYEVGPNPGVLNAWWASHVKNARIGALGYVMATQDPIRVAEETAILDHITKGKFFCGVARGYQSRWANILGQQAEAVATVSDSLGGKDDVKNREVFEERVDMLIKCWTEESIELDGKYYQAPYPSDGIKYPAWKSAKSAGTDGEIDERGYVKRVAVCPGPYQDPYPPLFQAVSASVDSIRFAAQRGIRPTYFTKLSKMEEFAHVYVEEAAKAGHDFALGERQNMCRWIHVAESEEEYNEKLRKYDLDIYQNFYVPFFPQFPDDTESIDWIQNIKDSGIFHGGTIAQLTEQFVDAYKVVPAEFITLIWHYAQQPADEGIYEL, from the coding sequence ATGCCAAAACCGAAAGTGATTCTTCAGCTCTATCCGATGCTCCCTTCCGAGGATCGGGCGGACCGAGAGAGAAAGCGCCCCCTGGGCCGTAACAAGGAGCTTTACAACAAAGTCCTCCACGACTGGCTCGGCATCGTGAAGGCGGCCGACAGGATGGGGGTCTGGGGCGTCAGCACCATCGAGCACCATCTCCATTCGGAGGGCTACGAGGTCGGCCCGAACCCGGGCGTGCTGAACGCCTGGTGGGCTTCCCATGTCAAGAATGCGCGGATCGGGGCGCTGGGCTACGTCATGGCCACCCAGGACCCGATTCGGGTGGCCGAGGAAACGGCGATTCTCGATCACATCACCAAGGGGAAGTTCTTCTGCGGGGTCGCCCGCGGTTACCAGTCGCGCTGGGCGAACATCCTCGGCCAGCAGGCCGAGGCGGTGGCGACCGTTTCCGACAGCCTCGGGGGAAAAGACGATGTGAAGAACCGCGAGGTCTTCGAAGAGCGCGTGGATATGCTCATCAAATGCTGGACGGAAGAATCCATCGAACTCGACGGGAAGTACTACCAGGCGCCCTATCCGTCAGACGGCATCAAGTATCCGGCCTGGAAGAGCGCCAAGAGCGCGGGCACCGATGGCGAGATTGACGAGCGGGGCTATGTGAAGCGCGTTGCAGTGTGCCCCGGGCCCTATCAGGATCCCTATCCGCCGTTGTTCCAGGCGGTGAGCGCCAGCGTCGATTCGATCCGCTTCGCCGCCCAGCGCGGCATCCGCCCTACGTACTTCACCAAGCTGAGTAAAATGGAAGAGTTCGCCCATGTGTATGTCGAGGAGGCCGCAAAGGCGGGCCACGACTTCGCCCTCGGAGAGCGGCAGAACATGTGCCGCTGGATTCACGTGGCCGAATCCGAGGAGGAGTACAACGAGAAGCTCCGCAAGTATGACCTCGACATCTACCAGAACTTCTACGTCCCCTTTTTCCCGCAATTTCCGGACGATACAGAGAGCATCGACTGGATCCAGAACATCAAGGACAGCGGAATTTTCCATGGCGGAACGATTGCGCAGCTGACCGAGCAGTTCGTGGACGCCTACAAAGTGGTTCCGGCCGAGTTCATCACCCTGATCTGGCACTACGCCCAGCAGCCGGCCGACGAGGGGATCTACGAGCTCG